A genomic region of Columba livia isolate bColLiv1 breed racing homer chromosome 12, bColLiv1.pat.W.v2, whole genome shotgun sequence contains the following coding sequences:
- the ASB12 gene encoding ankyrin repeat and SOCS box protein 12 isoform X2, with translation MSLMDITKMFSMLQPREDEEDNGESEELNRAVLEDDYRTLDQLLSQDRYKKFINRRSGWGVPSTPLRLAATKGHVRSVEVLLAHGAEVDSLDVKAQTPLFMAVSNGHRECVKVLLEAGASPAGSIYNNCSPLLIAARDGDVDILRQLLDHGAETNVRARLPEWAANSAACSGPLYLAAVYGHLECFKLLLLYGADPDYNCTEERVIAQIKEPKTLLETCLRHGCRTHPKSLMSQSRLAMRRLLKQTGHPHALGELAIPVALVNYLRHQP, from the exons atgagccTGATGGATATCACTAAAATGTTCTCCATGCTCCAGCCcagagaagatgaagaagacaATGGAGAAAGTGAGGAGCTGAACCGAGCAGTACTGGAGGATGACTACCGAACCCTAGATCAGCTCTTGTCCCAAGACAGATACAAGAAGTTCATCAACCGCAGGAGCGGCTGGGGGGTGCCCAGCACCCCGTTGCGCCTGGCTGCCACCAAGGGCCACGTCCGGAGCGTGGAGGTCCTCCTGGCCCATGGGGCAGAGGTGGACAGCCTGGATGTGAAGGCTCAGACCCCACTCTTCATGGCGGTCAGCAACGGGCACCGGGAATGCGTGAAGGTCCTGCTGGAGGCGGGAGCCAGCCCCGCCGGCAGCATCTACAACAACTGCTCGCCGCTGCTCATCGCCGCGAGGGACGGGGACGTGGACATCCTGCGGCAGCTCCTGGACCACGGTGCGGAAACCAACGTTCGAGCGAGGCTGCCCGAGTGGGCTGCCAACTCGGCGGCGTGTTCTGGTCCCCTCTACCTCGCCGCCGTGTACGGGCATCTGGAGTGCttcaagctgctgctgctttatggCGCCGATCCAGACTATAACTGCACTGAGGAGAGGGTGATCGCCCAGATCAAGGAGCCCAAGACTCTGCTGGAAACCTGCCTGAGGCACGGCTGCAGGA CTCATCCCAAGTCCTTGATGTCTCAGTCCAGGCTGGCGATGAGACGTCTCCTGAAGCAGACTGGCCACCCGCACGCCCTCGGCGAGCTGGCGATCCCCGTGGCGCTGGTGAACTACCTCCGACACCAGCCCTGA
- the ASB12 gene encoding ankyrin repeat and SOCS box protein 12 isoform X1 — MSLMDITKMFSMLQPREDEEDNGESEELNRAVLEDDYRTLDQLLSQDRYKKFINRRSGWGVPSTPLRLAATKGHVRSVEVLLAHGAEVDSLDVKAQTPLFMAVSNGHRECVKVLLEAGASPAGSIYNNCSPLLIAARDGDVDILRQLLDHGAETNVRARLPEWAANSAACSGPLYLAAVYGHLECFKLLLLYGADPDYNCTEERVIAQIKEPKTLLETCLRHGCRSKFIELLIDFGANVHLPDITVDKTAPHSEGLELLLQARAHPKSLMSQSRLAMRRLLKQTGHPHALGELAIPVALVNYLRHQP; from the exons atgagccTGATGGATATCACTAAAATGTTCTCCATGCTCCAGCCcagagaagatgaagaagacaATGGAGAAAGTGAGGAGCTGAACCGAGCAGTACTGGAGGATGACTACCGAACCCTAGATCAGCTCTTGTCCCAAGACAGATACAAGAAGTTCATCAACCGCAGGAGCGGCTGGGGGGTGCCCAGCACCCCGTTGCGCCTGGCTGCCACCAAGGGCCACGTCCGGAGCGTGGAGGTCCTCCTGGCCCATGGGGCAGAGGTGGACAGCCTGGATGTGAAGGCTCAGACCCCACTCTTCATGGCGGTCAGCAACGGGCACCGGGAATGCGTGAAGGTCCTGCTGGAGGCGGGAGCCAGCCCCGCCGGCAGCATCTACAACAACTGCTCGCCGCTGCTCATCGCCGCGAGGGACGGGGACGTGGACATCCTGCGGCAGCTCCTGGACCACGGTGCGGAAACCAACGTTCGAGCGAGGCTGCCCGAGTGGGCTGCCAACTCGGCGGCGTGTTCTGGTCCCCTCTACCTCGCCGCCGTGTACGGGCATCTGGAGTGCttcaagctgctgctgctttatggCGCCGATCCAGACTATAACTGCACTGAGGAGAGGGTGATCGCCCAGATCAAGGAGCCCAAGACTCTGCTGGAAACCTGCCTGAGGCACGGCTGCAGGAGTAAGTTCATTGAGCTGCTCATTGACTTTGGAGCCAATGTCCATTTGCCCGATATCACGGTAGACAAGACGGCACCCCACAGCGAgggcctggagctgctgctgcaggcgAGAG CTCATCCCAAGTCCTTGATGTCTCAGTCCAGGCTGGCGATGAGACGTCTCCTGAAGCAGACTGGCCACCCGCACGCCCTCGGCGAGCTGGCGATCCCCGTGGCGCTGGTGAACTACCTCCGACACCAGCCCTGA